atcgtatccgaggttctcgagggtgcagagaacgaatttggaaccttttttgaaataaaagatggccgacacacaaaattatgattgcaacaacatgggtatcgtatccgacgttcttgagggtgcagagaatgaatttgggatcattttttaaatcaagatggccgccgcgcaaaattttgattcaacaatatgggtatcgtatccgaggttctcgagggtgcagagaacgaatttgggatcatttttgaaatccaagacggccaccgcgcaaaattatgatttcgacaatatgggtttcgtatccgaggttcttcagggttcagagaacgaatttgtgaccatttatgaaaaccaagatggccgccgcgcaaaattaagttttcatcaatatgggtatcgtatccgaggttctcgagggtgcagagaacgattttgggatcatttttgaaatccaagatgaccgctgCGCAATACTATTTTTGGATCCATACGTATGCGTGGaggttataatgataaccctaatgccaaacaataaaagtaacaaaaaaacattCGGAAATAGATGTGCCACATCGAAATTAAATCGTTAAAATCAGGACACTGTGTGCTATGGATCACGAACACGAAACACTAGAAAACGTCAGTATATTTATGTGTTTTTCTtcactgcataatattaatacaactgcTCCATCTTCACAGACTGATGATGCAAATGAAAATGAAAGTGACggttatattatacataacatAGAAGAAAATGGAGGCATAATGTCTTGTTTACTAGATCATACCCTAGCTTGTGAATATATATAGCAAATAGTGTATATATAGCTGGTTTCGTGGTAAGATCTTTTTGTCACCATTTaaaatgcatataaaattttcgtgtcccAGTGTtggttaccaaactcctccgaaacggctaaaccaatttgtgtgtatatcgtttttttattattatgattcagcattaaaaaaaatatacagcttaaaattttcaccctaCTACGATCAACATCTAttattgtatcgcgattttcatattattgtattccatcgacagatacgcaatagaatGGCAAGATGGCATTCGAATATAATGaatattgtagtacgataaattttatgtgtgtactatatatttggtaggtctgagaatcggtggtcatctattttatatacctacatattattattgttgaaatcagtgcggcggccatcttggatttctaactTCCATAACATACGTACAACAATCCCGGGTGGCATAGTATTCAAAATAAGGAACAAAACGAGCCTTACCtgaattatcaatttttttccaATTTCCAATTTGCTAGTTGTAACCTAGCTAGAGAATCatgagtaaaatttaaagaagtaaATATTTTGGCTGTTgcatataaatgtattattgataatgttctTAAGGTTCATAAACACtaacgaatttgctagaaactacgacaattgtaatacatattatcaCGTGGAACaagcataaacttgttatgtctactactcggttaagtcgagttaataagtcatttatttggcgatgcttttacaacatgatcacaaaaatgtacataacaataatgtgttaccaaattcaaaagaactgTCAAAAAAGCTttagtgtggtaaaggtaactatgacataaattatttcttaaagaTATGGCACACTGGAAATGAAGCGAACGCCCTCACGCTATTTACGCTACGCccaaaaaaaattcattaattaaaatttttggggtaggtatatcgtatccgaggttctcgagggtgcagagaacgaatttggaaccttttttgaaataaagatggccgtcgcgcaaaatttgattccaacaatatgggtatcgtatccgaggttctcgagggtgcacagaacgaatttgggataattttttaaatccaagatggccgccgcgcaaaattttgatttcaacaatacgggtatcgtatccgaggttcccgagggtgcagagaacgaatttgggatcatttttgtaatccaagatggccgccgcgcaaaattatgatttcaacaatatgggcatcgtatccgaggttcttgagggtgcagagaacgaatttgtgaccatttatgaaatccaagatcgccgctGCGCAATACTATTTTTGGATCCATATTTATGCGTGGAGGTATTAATGATAACGCTAATACcaaacaataaaagtaacaaaaaacattcggaaattgttgtgccacatcGAAATTAAATCGTTAAAATCAGGACACTGTGTGCTATGGAACACGAACACGAAACACTAGAAAACGTCAGTATATTTATGTGTTCTTCTtcactgcataatattaatacaactgcTCCATCTTCACAGACTGATGAtgcaaatgaaaataaaagtgacggttatattatacataacatAGAAGAAAATGGAGGCATAATGTCTTGTTTACTAAATCATAAGCAAGCTTGTGAATATATTTAGCAAATACttcaacacttcccttaaagcctcgcctagtatcggaatactgggtctcgaaatctcgagagattgccaattccgtggccatctggagggcaaagccaaattggcttcgaagaagctgggggtcattaatagagcacggcaatacttcaagccggcccacattctagcactctacaaagcgcaggtccggccacacatggagtattgctgtcatctctggtctggcgcaccccagtatctgctcgatccatttgaccgcgtgcaacgcagagcagctcgaattgtcggggacccagtgctctgtgaacggctggatcacttggcattgcgtagagacgtcgcttcattgtgtgtcttctaccgcatttatcacgggaagtgttccgaagagctgtttaacctaattcctgccgccgaattccaccttcgcacgacacgccacaaattaggatatcatccccaccatctggatgtgtggcggtcctccacagtgtggttttcaaggagctttcttcctcgtactactaagctgtggaatgagtttccttgtgcggtgtttccgggacgatacgacatgggtaccttcaaaaaaagcgcgtacagcttccttaaaggccggcaatgctcctgtgattcctttgcaagagaatgtgggcggcggtgatcacttaacaccaggtgacccgtacgctcatttgtcctcctattccataaaaaaaatagtgtatATATAGCTGGTTTCGTGGTAAGATCTTTtctatatatttggtaggtctgagaatcggtggtcatcttttttttataccccaaaaattttaattattgcatttttttggGCGTAGCGTAAATAGCGTGAGAGCGTTCGCTTCATTTCCAGTGTGCCACATCTTTAAGAAATCATTTATGTcatagttacctttaccacactaaATCCTTTTTAAcagttcttttgaatttggtaacacattattgttttgtacatttttgtatcatgttgtaaaagcatcgccaaataaatgacttattaactcgacttaaccgagtagtagacataacaagtttatgcttGTTCCACGTGATAATATTACAATTGTcgtagtttctagcaaattcgttaGTGTTTATGAACCttaagaacattatcaagaatatattgatatGCAACAGCCAAAATATttacttctttaaattttactcatGATTCTCTAGCTAGGTTACAACTAGCAAATTGTAAATtggaaaaaaattgataattcaGGTAAGGCTCGTTTTGTTCCTCATGTTAATCTTACCACTGAACTTGGTAGGGTTTAATTTTTAAGATATATGAGCAATTcataccaaaaatatgcaaattttaaatcttatagAAAACTGTCGTGAGACACCAGCATCACAGATCACATTACTagatatatataagaagatAAGTATGATGTGCTTTCATGtggtaaatttgaaaaaaacaataaaagatatattagaaataaaatgtgCTCAAACACGAAACCATTTAGCTTTTAAGTGAAGAGGCAGCGCTGAAAAATTTCTttggttttaaataatattatttagaattaaTAATGTGGCAATTGTTGGATGATACTTACATGCGGCAATGGGCTTTCTTTTTGCAAATGCAGACCACCCAAATAAACTAAATTGGATGGAACGGGTCGAATCAAATCCCAAATTGGATGCGTATTCAGTAACACTAGGGCAATGTTTTGCTGCATCTCACCTAAAGTTAGAAAATCTTCACCTAAATGTTTCCTAATAATTTCGTTTTCTATTTCTTCCAAATCATAAATCATTTTAGTATGCTTATAATTTGTGTACACTGACTGAACTTTATCAATCGTTGAAAAATCGCCAATCTTCTCATGTACACGTAATGGATATAACACGGGATGCTTCGCAGCTCCAACCACATCAGAAGCACCAACACTCCCACCAAACGAACTAAGTTGTACGGCTGGTGCTTTGAAAACATGAGAAAACATAAACAGCGTCCTGACGCATGCTTCAGATAGAATTACATCAAACTTATGATATTTATCAGTAGCATAATCCCTTAATTCATTTTGTAGAAGTTTATCGAACATAAAAgcaaatagtttaaaaataattgtgttttgtgtaataatatcatcatcatatttcAACTTATTAACAGCAACATCTTTTACCAATTCATTAACCGAATCGTGTAAATCAATTTCTTTAAGGTTTTccattgttttatttgttggCATGTATGTTGCAACGGTTACATGATGGCCTCTTCTTGCTAACTCTTGAGTGAGAGGACGAAATGTTATCTGATGACTATAAGATGGAACAGGGAAAACAGCTAATATTCTCGCTGCTTCACTAATAGTTATCAACACAAATACAACCAATAAATGTACTGTCCCGAACATGATTACAATAACAACTAACGATGTACAAATATAGTACCTAACTcggttctattaaaaataatgtttgtatTCCAAATACAATAGAAAACATACACTTGTATGAAAGTATACACCTATGTAAACAAAAGAAATTGTTTGGTTAAATGGACCGCTCCTCTTCCTGATTCACATAAATGATCTGTCTAACcatgtataaaaaaaacgttGTATTTTTTGCCATTGaactcatattcaaagtgaacAGGAACCAATTTATGTATGATGAAGTAAAAATGTACTATCTTATATCGAGTATTCCTTTAGCGCCAATAAGATATTGTTAAAGTTGGAAGAAAAGTAAACATATGAaagtttttgaaatttaaaaaaatatatttaaaaaggcaCGCATCCAATCCCAATCTGCTGATATGTAGAGCGAATTGCAGCGAGTCGCTGGTGTTAGTGGTCCTTGAATAGGCACCACATTCATGaacaggcaatggtcggacgttacGAGAGGAGCGTCGACAGAGACTTGTTAACTATCGTAATGTGTAGTCAGCAGTatatctaataaggacggcgtGTGGTTATCCACGTCTGGGAGCCGCGttggtgactcaaccaattCGGACAGACCAAACGCCAAttcaaaattatgcacagatcgccctgtgCAGTCAATGGTGCGCGACCGAAGACATTCGGCATTATGCCTGTTGAAGTAATCTAAgtctacgatttcagcggagggtgTAAGTACGTCCTCGATAGTCAATGCAGCCAATAAGATggtccgtttctgcgttaccacaaTGGGACCTGTAGTCACACGcgtagatgcggacgcggtcctcatAATATATGCGCAGTCAGGAAGTAGATAGGTTCCttccctcaaaattgccgagaagATGACTGCAGATGTCCTCCGTAACGATCACTTCctacataccccggcatgaggcataaaACTGTGGTCAATTTATGTACACGCGGTATGTTAAATAGACAGTGTCGCTCTGTTGAGATATCTGTGTCAccgttataaataataatgatggtTGTATTATCTTAAGGTgatggtggacggcgtttaaattggagtggatTCCCCTAATGTTGCAAAAGTGCACATTAAGCGTAGAGTGGGGTGCCTTGGTGGTGATGCCTCGTTTGTCCCCAGcaatgcgcggttctgtgccctccccagaatacccCAGGGCCCCTCCACAAgcattctataaataaaaagtcACAGACATTAGTTACCTaccaacatattataatatttatgcaagTTAAGAGtcggtatttttatttgtaacaacttttaggtaaaaataaatgtcatcaaaattaaacttttttctGAATGCGTCTAAAAATACTGAGAAGTTTCATCTTGCTATCACGGATGTGTCCTCAATTACACTAAGAAAAATGGTACGAGAACGGCGGTTTTGGTATTTATTCTGCCCAGTGCCATTCCCCCGCCGCCTGCCCGGACTCAGTTTAAGTTTAATTCAACAAAATGAGCTGACTAAAACAGCTTAACAATCACACTAGGCtactatttttcaaaataagcaAAGAAAAtgatcttttaaaattatttttattacagctttCACATTGATTAAGAGTTGGTTTTATTTGAACATCATGAAATATTacgttttacaaaattatattagtcCTTCTTTATTTTACTACGTCTAAGTAAATCAATCACAAATCTCAAggacaaataaaaaacaaccaCAGACGACAACAAAATCACAACCATAAACAACACAAGATTCATTTCATAATATTCTGTGGCCGCCATGTTGAAGGCGGCAGATCTCAAATGTTTCCCGCCTTTGTGTCGTATTACGTGCTCTATCCACCAAACTGCCGTCTCCAGAGAAGTGAGCGGTTTGTCATGATACAGCTCTCGAAGTTTTATCACGTTCTCCCGGTAACTGAAAGAAAGTAATAATACTTATTGAAGGTTTTACAATTACGTACGTTATGTACAAGTACGTAAACGTAGTAGTACGTAACGTtaggtttaaattaaatagacattttttaatCATGAACAATTTTcagtaactaaaaatttaagagCGTACACAGTGCAACGAGTCATCACGAATCAAAAGTTGTAAACAACGACATAGGTGATTCGAAGTtcaccgggtcagctagtcattaaataaatgaaagtaataaaagttattgatCGCAGATTTTCAGTAAATTAGGGATAGTAATAATAGTTAGATATTTAAGGTTCACTGAATTTCAGATTCCTTGGTTttccaataatattattacgttTGACACGAAAATAATTGAGAAATACCAACGTGGAATTGCATTTGGAGGAATGTTTGCTTGACGTGATTGCTCTTTGTTGACATACCAATCCTTACAAATATGATGTGTGACGAAACGAGAAAAACGTTCTGTTGGTATGATATACGCTCTCCCCTTACAATGCACTGCATATGCATAATTGTTgcacatttctgcttcatgACAGTATATTATTTGCTCTGTGCATCCCCGGGGTGAAAAATGAATAGGGGAgacccaggcccatgggtgtcgtaagaggcgaataagggctttttagaagtcacgctgccgtcttatgacgtcagcataaTCGGGCAAGACTCGCTATAGCTCTTCAAAATCgtagagagcataattaaccgccaaatcttggtatacctagaaggtcaccagttgatcaacgacttcGCTATGGTgagtcggcaggtgatcttctggtatatctAACACATAGATGTGCGGTGGCTATCGAAagtaagggggaaggcctggcagttaacCTGAATACAGCgaaagcctttgatcgtgtatggcacaagtcGTTTCTCTTAAAACTTCCCGAGAGctttgcaagtggacctccagtttCCTCACTAGGCGTAGCATACacgtcgttgtcgacggttattgctcgaactcgAAGCCCgtaaacgctggagtgcccctaggctatgtgctatctcctacgctatctttttattattatctttattcttctgcatatcattgatatgttggacacctccaacatacattgctatgcagacgataacACTGGTGATGGCATCTGCTCGGGCCatacaggtctctctcgggaaatcatcgACCAGTGCTGGGAGAAACATGCAGGGGGCTAAATTGAACCTTGTACAATTCAACCCCTAGAAGACTCAAACTTGAGTCTTGAGTTTACCACTAAAATACCCAATTTGTCGATCACccctcttcgacaacacttctcttACAGACTCTCCTAttatcggaatactggatctcgaaatctcgagcgattgccaatttcgagGTCGTCTGgatggcaaagccaaattggcttccgaagaaactgggcgtcataaatagagcacggcaatatgaAGTATTGTAAGTTGTATATATGCCAGTCCACATTCTaaagctctacaaagcgcaggtctggccacatatTATGGAGTAatgttgtcatctctggtctggcacatcCCCAGtatcgatccatttgaccgcgtccaACGCAGAGGAGCTAGAATTGccggggacccagtgctgtgtgaacgactggatcatttggcgttacgtagagacgtcgcttcattgtgtgtcttctaccccatttatcacggggagtgttccgaagagctgtttcaccttattcctgccgccgaattccaccttcgcacgacacgccacaaattcgATGATGACGTgaatcttctggtgttgcaagagaatatggtcggcggtgatcactaaacaccaggtgattcatacgctcgtttgtccacctttttcatgcttaaaaaaaattgcgctgCTGCGCAAATTTTTCTAGCCGATATTCTGTACTAAGAAACATCTGGTGGATAATTCGGTAGACGatttcacaaaattatttaagttatttacgaGCCCTAAGGGTATTTATTAACAGAAAACATCATACCTTTTGTTCTGCATAATATTTAGGATTCCTTCCTTAAACTGCTGCTCAGTTACTTCTCGAATGTTCAACTGTACTCCAATATTGAGTTTGGAGATTCTTGCAGCGTTGTACCACTGGTCCCACATAATGGGTATACACAACATTGGTACCCCCGCCTCGATAGATTCATCGATTGATTGCAGACCTCCTTGTGTTATGAACAACACTACCTTTTCATGTCCTGCCGAAATTAATATGTCGGTATCATCGAAATGATTAGTCTAAAGCGAAGGAATGTTGGTAAAGATAAGTGAAAATCTCATTTATAAGCAGTAGTTCAGTTTCAGAATAGTTTCAAATCCCTTCAAAGTTGCAAATGGGTATGATTGAGTGAAGTGCgctgattaaaaaaatacaactaattatatatgtaaagagTATTGTTGGAAAATTTATGAAGAGTTGGACATTATTTTTCTTTACGTTACCCGGACATTGTTCTCAATACACCAAAAAGAGTTCTGATAAAAGCCAAGCTGCTGTGGTGGTGGTGCTTCTTTCTTCGCATCACAAATGTGACGAATAAAATCGCCTTCACCTCACTCACCTCAGACCCTCACGTGAATGAATATACGTTTTATTTGTACGTCAGAGtaaagcaataataataatactaatattttgagggtaatattactttattggtcCTCTGTCAAGAAAGTTTTTCTCGGGAACGCAGAAGAGGAAACAAGttcaaattaatatcaataattaagGTTCCGCGCGTGAAGCTGTACAAAGTACTGcccccatactctcttgcaacacgtgAGGAATCGGTTGCCGGTTATTAGGAGTATGTATGCGCATATTTTAAGAGTACTCTGCGTCGTATCGCCTTAAAAAACTGCCAATGGACTTTTACTCCATAGTTGGATTGTACGTGGAATAAAGTCCCCAAAATACATACTGTTGAAAAACGTCATCCATCCGGATAAAACAATATGGTAGAATGCTTAAAGATTTCGGTAAAGTGTTTGATAAGGTAGATCATCAATAATTTGAATGTGATTGTTATCGTAATCAACACTCTTAAGTTCGTAAtctggtttttaattttaagattaaCTATATAAAATGCTTGTTAATCGTTGTAAGGATAAAACAAacgtaaataacataataaggAATGTACCACAAGGAACATTTCTTGAACCACCATCAAACCTCTCACGGGATAAAGAGGCTTAATGTGTAGTAGAGTATTGCAGTCTTCCCCCTCATCAGATCAATAAAACAGATTAAAGGACAACTTACTCAGTAGATCCGCCTGAGGGAACCACTTCCTCACTTTAACATTGCTTGGCACCGTTCCAACATCACCATTCCATTTCCAATATACATCGTAGGGCAGCTCACCAAGCACTTTCAGAAACATACGCAGCTTGTCCGTAGGCAATGTCTCAGAATTCACGATGGTGCCAAAGCTCATATAGATTGTACCTCTCGATGAATCAAGTTCTGACTGAAGATCCTGAAAATTTTGagtaagtaaattaaattttgatagatTAAGAGccaaacacaaaatattatgttctgtAGATACGTTGATCGTTGTGTTAGACGCTTTGATTCATCAACGTAGCGCCTAAACCGCTAGTGCTACAAGCTTGAAAATTTGCATAAAGGTTCTTCTAGGGGGTTTAAAGTAAACACTAACAAAGGGTATTGCAAAATTTAAAGCCTCAGGGGATAAATTAAGGTTTAAAGGTAAGAGTGAATAGAGTTAGAGATATTCGTTGCTCCAGATGGGAACGGATTGATTTGATGATTGATGAGCTAGCTGGATCAATTTCCCCCAAGAGTTAGGGTTATATTATCATTAAGACCGTTTAAGCCGACGTGCAAGAATTATtgcttgtttttataataaataatatgtgtgAGTAGgtactaaacatttttttttatcatgacAACAGTTACGTGGTCCAATGGACTGCCTTCACGGCAACTCTCGTCCCTGATTTATAACAACTATGACCTTAATCTGGTCGTTCCACCgtttatatattacaaacaaacaaaagttTAAATGCCTTTAAATttggtaataataaattaagggATTGGTCGCATcaatccttaatttaagatcgtaatcatattattatagtgaACTTACATGTGGTAATAGGTTTTCCTTTTGCAAATGCATACCACCCAAATAAACTAAATTGGATGGAACGGGTCGAATCAAAT
The sequence above is a segment of the Leptidea sinapis chromosome 29, ilLepSina1.1, whole genome shotgun sequence genome. Coding sequences within it:
- the LOC126973408 gene encoding UDP-glycosyltransferase UGT5-like, whose translation is MIQYENQHNVGSLHSRRKRGAARGWGEYLKYNKGHSKFTNVRELDLQSELDSSRGTIYMSFGTIVNSETLPTDKLRMFLKVLGELPYDVYWKWNGDVGTVPSNVKVRKWFPQADLLRHEKVVLFITQGGLQSIDESIEAGVPMLCIPIMWDQWYNAARISKLNIGVQLNIREVTEQQFKEGILNIMQNKSYRENVIKLRELYHDKPLTSLETAVWWIEHVIRHKGGKHLRSAAFNMAATEYYEMNLVLFMVVILLSSVVVFYLSLRFVIDLLRRSKIKKD